The following nucleotide sequence is from Halogeometricum borinquense DSM 11551.
TCGGGCCGCGGCGGGCGTTCTTCAACGCCAAATCGATAAGTTTCGCTTCCCGGCCGGCACCCGGAACGCGAACGCTCACGCCCTCGACGTTCAACCACTCTACCACATCGTCGTCGTCCGGGCGTTCCGAGAGGAGAATCGCGTCGGGTAACTCGCGCTCGGCGTAGTACTGCGTGAGGAATGCTGAGAGGACGGCTGCGGATCGCTCACCTCCTTCTGGTGCATCGAGCCGGTGTCGGGATCGGTCTACGAGCTGGCCGCGTTCGCTGTGCAGGCGGGCCACTGTGGCTGCATCGCCCTCGATGGCGACACCGAGAACGTCTACCGCCCGTTCGTCCGATTGCGACGTCACTGCCTCCTCGCCTGCACCGTGGAACGATTCGACGGCTTCCAGTTTGTCGCGGGCGTTCGCCGCCCGTTCGAAGTTCTCCGCCTGCGCCGCCTCTTCCATCGTTCGACGGAGCGGGTCCGCGAGAACGCCCGTTTCGCCCTCGAAAAACCGAACGATAGATTCTACGTCTTCGCGGTAGTCAGATTCAGCAATCTCGCCGGTACAGGGAGCCGTACAGAGGCCCATCTCGTAGTCCAAACACGGCCGGTCACGGTTGGCGTACTTGTGATCCGAACAGCCGCGAACGCCGTACGTCTCGCGGAGGGCCTTGACGACCGTCTCGACTCGCCCTTTGTCCGTGTACGGACCGAACACCGTCGCACCCTCCTCGGGATCCCGTGTCACCTCGATCCGTGGCACTGGATGATCCGTGAGTTGAACCAGCGGGTAGGACTTGTCGTCTTTCAGGCGGACGTTGTACCGAGGTTGATGTCGCTTGACGAGGTTCGCTTCGAGGAGGAGCGCCTGCGTCTCGGTGTCTGTGACGGCGAAGTCGATGGCTCCCGCGCGTTCGACCATCTGGCGGATGCGTTCGCCGCGTGGGTCGGCGTAGGATCTGACGCGGGCGCGGATATCCACGGCCTTCCCGACGTAGAGGACGGTGTCACCGTCGAGAAACTGGTAGACCCCGGGGTCTGTCGGAAGGTCGGTCGCGCGTTCACGAACGTCGCTCGCATCCATCTCCCGCAAATAACGCGCCGACGGGCTTGAGACTGACGTGCGACGAATCTGTCGTTACGTCGCACTCGTCGCCGTTCTGCACCGATCGAAAACAGCTCACCAACTACAAACGTCAGCAGTTGTCGCCGTCCACGTCGTTCGCTGGTACGCCGCTTCGGCGATTAATCGACAGTTGCGAGCTTTTACCAGACTGCCACGTTTTGTTGTCGATGAACTGATTGGTACCGCTGCCGTCGAGTCGATTCGTGTCGTCGCCGTTGAGAGCCTTCTTGAATGCACGTGCGGCGCGTTCGACATCCTGTCCCAACAACGTCACGTCGTATCGACCGTCTTTGGTCTGGTCGATCAGTCCGCCGTTTTCGAGCTTCGGAAGGTGGACGTGACCGAGCGATATCTCTACTTTTTTCGTCTTTGGATGATTTGGAACGTCAGCACGCAGCAGACGCTGCCGGCGAACGACAATTCGCCGCGCGAGTTCGTCACGGGCAAGCGGGCGTTCAGCACTGGTAAGCGTTATAAGTACATCTCTTCGACGTTCGGACGATAACAGTTCGTACAGTGTGTCCATGGCTTCCCTCCCCATCCCACCGTGACAACTCTTCCCAACACAATTAACGTTTTCCCGAGTAAATGTCAATGTATCAATACCAAAACCGTACGCCGGTAGGTACAAACGTCCGCTGAGTGACGTGATCGTATGGGCGACGCTGACACCGACGCGGAGGAAACAGTTCGCTGTTGGTTAGTCGAACGTACGTACACCGACCGCGACCTCATCGATCTCGTGTACGCGACGCCGGACGGTAGCCGCGTCCGTCGCAAGCAGATTTCGGCGACGATTATGCGCCAACGTGGCGCTGAGGCGACCGCCGCGACGGATGTTTCCACCGCAAATCTCGACCCCGTAGCAGACGACCAGACGCGAGAACGCTACCGTGCCGAGGTAGAGCGTGTTCGGGCGGAGTACGACCCGGACGACGAACTGTAGTCCGAATCGGAGTCATCGGTTCGGGATGGTTGTACCCCGTTAGCTGAATTGAGGCGCTAAGCCCCCTTCCTCAGCGAGCGCCGACCGAACGGGAGGCGCGAGCAGGGAGGGGATACAGCGCCGCACAGTTCTCATACACGATTCGGTGGCAGGCCCACAGGCCCACGCAATCATAACGTTTTTTCAGTAGGGTTGTATAGTATTGGCCGAACCCAATGGAGTACGACCTCGACTCGGGAGCGCACTCGACGTATTCCCTGCACTACCACCTGATACTCACCACGAAGTATCGGCGCGGAGTGCTAACCGAGGAGCGAACCCAATTCATTCACGAGGTCATCAGCGGGTTCACGGACAACTACGGTGTCGAACTGACGAACTTCGACGGCGAGGACGACCACGTACACATCCTGTTCCGAGCGAAGCCAACCACAGACCTCGTGAAGTTCATCAACACGGCCAAGGGCGCGACCGCCCGCCGTATCCGCAACGAGTACGCGGACGAACTCAAGACCGAACTGTGGGGCGACTCGTTCTGGAACGACTCGTATTGCCTCATCTCGACGGGGCAGGTGTCGCTGGATGTGCTGAAACAGTACGTAGAGGACCAACGCGAGTAGAATGTACTACGCCTACAAGTACCGCCTCAAGCCGTCCGACGCCAACCGTGAGGAGTTGGACCGCCACCGAGACATTTGTAGGCAACTTTACAACCACACGCTCTACCGTCTCAACGAGTACCAAGACGAACACAGAGAACTGCCGTCCATGACCTCCCTGCGGTCGGAACTCCCCGACCTCAAGGAGTGGTGGGACGACCTCTCAGACGTGTACTCGAAGGTTCTCCAAACCGTCGTAGAACGGCTGTTCGACAACCTCAAAGGCCTCTCCAAGCTCAAGGAGAACGGCTACAGCGTCGGCCAACTCAAATGGAAGCCGCCACGAGAGTTCCGCAGTTTCACGTACAGCCAGTCTGGCTTCAAGCTCGACAAGAAGGGCGGTCAGACTGTGCTGTCACTCTCGAAACTCGCGGACATACCGATTCGGCTCCACCGCGCCATCCCCGACGACGCGAAGCTCAAACAGGTCACAGTCAAGAAGGAACAGACGGACGAGTGGTTCGCCACCTTCGGCGTCCAAATGGACCGTGAACCACCCGAACCGCCTGAGAACCCCGAGAAGTGCGTCGGTATCGACGTTGGGATTCTCAAGTACGCCCACGACACCGACGGCGCGGCGGTCGGGTCGCTCGACCTCTCAGACGAACGCGACCGCTTGGAGCGCGAGCAACGGAAGCTCTCGCGCAAACAGCACGGGTCGAACAACTACGAGAAGCAACGGCGTCGGGTCGCGGAGTGTCACGCCGACCTCCGACGGAAGCGCCGCGACTTTCTCCACAAGCTCTCGGCGTACTACGCTCGGGAATACGACCTCGTAGCGGTCGAAGACCTGAACGTGAAGGGGATGATGGAAAGTCCGTCGAACAGCCGCAACACTGCGTCTGCCGCGTGGCGAACGTTCCTCTCGTTGCTCGAATACAAGTGCGAGCGTGAAGGAACGCACTTCGTGGCGGTCAACCCGAGAGGGACGACCAAAGAGTGCGCGTCGTGCGGCGTTTCGACCGACAAGCCGTTGTGGGTACGTGAACACTCCTGTCCCGCCTGCGGGTTTGAGGCGGACAGGGACGCGAACGCGGCATGGAACATCCTTTCTCGCGGTCTACAAGATGTAGGAGTGGGACACTCCGAATCAACGCCTGTGGAGACTGCGCTCCCTGTGGATACGCCTGTATCTGCAAAGCGCGTCGTGGAAGCAGGAAGCCCTACCCTCAAGGAGCGAACGGCGTCAGCCGTGAGCGAGTAGGGTAGGGTAGTTCACTACGAGCATCGGTACACAGAGACATTTGGTAGTTCGACCAGTCCCAATCTCAAGCTTGATTTTTGCACCAAACACTTTATCCCGAAACCTGACTACCCTCGCCCATGGCCGCCATCGAACTCGACAGGGTGACAAAACGGTTCGAGGAGGGGGGGAGAGTATCACACCTTCTCGACTCCATTCGGGGTGCAGACGGTTCCAAGGGTGTTACCGCAGTCAGGGACCTCTCGCTGACGGTTGAGGAAGGCGAAGTGTTCGGTTTCCTCGGTCCGAACGGAGCGGGGAAATCGACGACGATCAACATGCTCCTCGACTTCGTTCGACCGACAGAAGGAACGATCAGCGTCCTCGGCTTTGACGCTAACGACCAGAGCGTCGATGTCCGTGCTCGAACCGGTGTGCTTCCTGAAGGATTCGACGTGTACGAGCGACTCACCGGACGAGAACACGTCGAATTCGCCGCCTCATCGAAGGGTGTGGAGATGGCAGCTGCGGCGACGACGGAATCGGAGGGGGAAACAATGGAATCCGAGGAATCAGTGGGCGAAGAGAAGGTAGATGCCGTCCTCGACCGCGTCGGCTTGGCCGCCGCCGCAGACCGGAAGGCAGGAGGGTACTCGAAGGGGATGCGCCAGCGTCTTGCGCTAGCGATGGCTCTCATCGGTGATCCTGATCTGCTCATCCTCGATGAACCCTCCAGCGGACTCGATCCTGCGGGTGCAAAAGAGATGCGCGACATCGTCGTCGAAGAGGCCGAACGCGGCACGACGGTGTTCTTCTCCAGTCATATCTTAGAACAGGTCGAAGCCGTCTGTGACCGCGTCGGCATTCTGCGCGACGGCGAACTCGTCGCCGTCGATACCATCGACAGTCTGCGCGAGAAGTCCAACGCCGACTCGACGCTCAACGTCCGTGTTGCCGGCGACGTGACGACAGTAGACACCGATGCCGTCACCGCACTCGACGGCGTTCACTCCGTCACTGTCGAGGACGGGGACGACAAACTCATCGTTTCCTGTGCGGGCGATGCCAAGACGGCCGTCATCGCTGAACTGGAGTCGCAAGGTCTCGGTGTGGCCGACTTCGAGACGCGCGAAGCGTCGCTCGAAGACCTGTTCCTCTCGTATACCGGACACGAAACTGGCGGAGACGAGGATAGCACAGTCGATGAAACGAACACCGAGCAGGAGGTGAGCGCATGACGTGGCAAGCGGTCGCCCGTAAGGAGTTCGACGACTCGATTCGCTCGCGGTGGCTCCACGGTGCAACGGTCTTCTTTGTCCTGTTCGTCGGCGGTGCAGCACTGCTGGCGTTCGGACTTATCTATCCTGACAGATTCAAAGATGCCTCGAACTTGTTCGGGTTCTTCCTCGACCTCGGCATCTTCAGTCTCTCGTTCCCAGGTCTGCTTGCGCTCATCCTCGGCTTTATCGCCCTCTCTACGTCCTACGGGTCGATAACTGAGGAACGTGAGACGGGAACGATGAAACTCTCCCTGTCGCTTCCGAACTCGCGTCGGGACCTGATCGTCGGAAAGCTCCTCGGCCGCGGTGCCGTCGTGATCGTTGCCCTCTTGGCGGGCTTCCTCGCGGCGTTCGTCGCGATGGTCGCCACGGGAACGGGCATCAGCTACGGGTCGTTCGTGCCGATGATCGCGCTAACGGTGCTTCTCGCCTTCGCGTTCGTCTCTATCGGCCTCGGCATCTCCGCCGTTGCCGACACGAACCGCGAGGCGACGTTGGCGACGTTGGGGCTGTACCTCATCTTCGGCATCCTTTGGAAGCCGATTGCCGAGGGCATCCCGAAACTGCTCAACTACGTGGCCGAACAGGCCGGGATGGGTGCGCTCGAAAACGTCACCCGGGTAAAAATCGGGCTGTTCCTGAAGTACCTGAACCCGCTTCGGACGTACGAGACGCTGTCGGCGCAGGTGTACTACGGTGCGGCCCGTGGCCGCTTGCTCGGCGCAACGACGGGTGAGACGTTGGTTATCGAACCCGTCCTCAAACAGGGTATCCCACCGTATCTCTCGGGCGCAGCCATGATGGCAATCCTCCTCGCGTGGATTGTCGTGCCCGTCGTCGTCGGCTACTACGTCTTCCAGAAGCAGGACCTCTGAACGGCTCCCGACGGCCGTGTGCCGTCAACTTACTCGGGCGGATATTCGATTCCTTTCTCAGCCAGCAACTCCGCAAACTCGTCTTCATCGAGTACCGGTACGTCGTTCGCCGCGGCATCGTCGCGTTTTGACTGCCCGGGGTTGTCGCCGATGACGAGGTAGTCGGTGTTCCCCGAGACGCTGGACGTTGCGTTCGCACCGTGAGCCTGCACTAGCTCCTGTGCGTCCCCGCGCGTCACCGCCAGCGACCCGGTGAAGACGAACGTCAGTCCGTCGAGTTCGTCGCCGCCCGCCGTCTCCGCTGTTTCGGGTTCGACGCCGAGCGAACGCATCTCCGCGATGGCCTTGCGGTTGCTCTCGGTGTCGAAGAACTCACGAATCTTCTCGGCGACGGTCGGTCCCACGTCTTCGACTTCCTCTAACTCCTCTACGGAGGCGTCCATCACGGCGTCGAGACTGCCGAACGCGCGAGCGAGGTTACGCGCCGTCGAACCGCCGACTTCGGGGATTCCGAGACCGACGAGGAACGACGACAGTTCGGGCGACTTCGTCGCTTCTATCTCCGTCACGAGGTTGTCCGCACTCGTCTTTCCCCACCCCTCCAGTTCCGACAGTTCGTCGCGTTCGAGACGGTAGAGATCCGGTAAGCCTTCGATGAGACCTTCGTCAACCAACTGCTCGACACGTTCGCCACCGAGTCCTTCGATGTCGAGTGCGCCGCGCATCGCGTAGTGGTCAACGGCGCGAACCAGTTGCGCCTCGCAGGTCAGACCACCGGTACAGTACGCGAGTGGCCCCTCACGGTTGACCGGACTGCCACAGACGGGACATTCCTCGGGGAAGTCAAACGTTCCTTCGGAGTGCTTCTCGACGACTTCTTCTACATCCGGTATCACGTCGCCCGCACGCTTGATACGCACCTCGTCGCCGATGTTCACTCCCAACCGTTCGATTTCCTCGGGGTTGTGCAGCGACGCCCGCGAGACCGTGACGCCGCCCACGTCCACGGGGTCGAGCAGAGCGACGGGCGTGAGACGGCCGGTCCGACCCACCTGCACCACCACGTCGGTCATCGTCGTCACTTCCGACCGTGCGGGGAACTTGTACGCGAACGCCCATCTGACCGACCGACTCGTCTCACCCAGTTGCTCGCGTTGGTCGCGGCGGTCCACTTTGATGACGGTGCCGTCTATTTCGTAGTTCAGATCCTCGCGCGCGGCCATCAACTCGTCACGGTACGCTATCGCGCCGTCGATGTCTGCGACCGACTCGACTCGGTCGTTCGTCCGAAGCCCCCACGAATCCAGTCGAGACAGCGTCGCCGTCTGCGTCTCGGGGACGTCGCTGGCGTCGAGAACGTCGTAGAAGAAACAGTCCAGCGGTCGGTCCGCGGTCACGGACGGGTCCAACTGCCGGAGGGTGCCAACGGCGGCGTTCCGCGGGTTGGCGAACGGCTCCTCATCCGCCTCGATTCGCTCCCGATTCAATTCTTGGAAGGCGTCGCGCGGCATGTACACCTCCCCGCGGACCGTGAGGAAGTCAGGGTAGTCGCCGCGAAGTCTGAGCGGAATCGAGCGAATCGTTCGGACTTGCGCCGTTACGTCGTCGCCGCGTTCGCCGTCACCGCGCGTGGCCGCGCGAACGTACTCGCCGTCTTCGTAGACGACTTCGACCGAGAGACCGTCGAACTTCGGTTCGCAGACGTAGCGAACCTCGCCCACCGCTTCGCGCACTCGGCGGTCGAAGTCACGCACGTCAGCCGCTTCGACAGACTGGTCGATAGAGAGCATCGGCGCGACGTGTTCGACGGTGTCGAGTTCGTCCAGCGGTTCGCCGCCGACGCGGCGGGTCGGACTCGACTCGTCATCGAGGTCGAACGCGTCTTCGAGTTCCTGTAGGCGGTTGAACAGGGCGTCGTAGGTCCGGTCGGCAACGAGCGGATCGGCCGCGACGTAGTATCGGTGGTCGTGCTCGCGGACGGCCTCGCGGAGGAGACGCGCCTCACGTTCGGCCGCTTCGGCCGAGAGCGATTCGACCGGTTCGAAGTCGGTGTCCGGATCGGTGAGATACGGGTTGTCAGGATCGGCGTACGCCAGTTTCCCGCCGTCTCGCACGTCGTCTACCGCCTCATCATTCATTACTCGTCCGTCGGTGCTGCGGGTGCGAAAAGTCATCGAACGGCGCGAGCGAGTCGCCGCGGCTGACTGACTCGCTGTGTGTACGTCGGTCAATTCAATCGGTACGCGCTCGTCATTCCAACGGACACGGATCCGTCATTCCAGCGGCTGTAGATCCGTTCTCCAACGGACGTGCGTCCGTCATTCCAACCGACTGCGTGCCCGGTCTCGTACCGATTCGTCCGGGTCGTCCTCGGCCGCCCGCCGGAGGAGAAATCTCGCGCGCGGGTGGTCAAGTCGTCCGAGCGCCGTCACCGCCTCCCAGCGAAGGTCGGCGTCGTCGGCATCGAGGGCCGTTTCGAGCGTGTCGAACACGGTTTCTCTGCCGTCACCGACGTGTCCGAGGGCATCGACGGCTTCCACGCGGACGGCCAGTTGGGGGTCGTTCTCGGCGAGATGACAGAGACGACGGACGCCCGCACTCGTCCCGAGACGGGCGCAGGCGCGGCACGCACGCCGTCGGACACTCGCTTCGGTATCGTCCAGTGCGGCGACAACGGTGGGAATTGCACGCGGGTCATCGATGCGTCCGAGCGCGTCGATTGCGCTTGACCGACACGCCTCGTCCTCGTCGTAGGCCGCACAGAGCGGCATCACCGATTCTGGGTGGGCTTGCGACCCGAGCGCTTCCATCGCCGTTTCACGGACGGGGACGTTTTCGTCGTCCAGACGGTCGAGAAGCGCGCGAACCACACGCGTTCTGGTTTCAGCACTCAGTTCGTCGCCGTCGTGGTAGTGGGCGGCCCGTGCGCCGAGTTCGATGAACGCGTCCGCAGCGGCGACTCGAACCCCCGGGTCGTCGTCCGTGAGACGGCGGAGGAGGCCACCGACGGGCCGTTCGTCGGTGAACCACCGGACCGCCGAAATCGCCTCACAGGCGACATCTGGGTTCGGATCATCTACGGCTTCGACGACGAGGCCCTCAGCGTGGACGCCGCCGGTACCGCTGAGAACGCGAACGACGCTTTCGCGTACTTCTGGCTCGGTGTCGGTGCGAACGAGACTGGCGAAGTGATCAAGCGCGCTCGTCGGGTCAATGTCGCGGGCCGCCCGCGCGATAGCACGACGTGTCGCGGCGTCCGGTTCAGTGCGCACGGCGGAGAGAAGCGGGTCCAACGAGTCGGGGTCACCGACGGTTGCGAGAGCGACGGCGGCGGCACGGCGAACGTCCGGGTTGGTGTCATCCAGTCGTTCGACGAGTGCCGGGACAGCCACGTCGTCTGCGAGTACGTCCAGTGCGTGGACGAGTGCGCGGCGGTCCGAAACCGGCGGATCCGTTCGCAGGCAGTCGGTGATCGTTTCGGTGGCTCCGTCCGCATCGCGCCGGGCGAGTTCGGTCGCGGCCGCGGCGCGGAGTGAAGGGTCCGACAGCGCGTCTTTGAGGTGGCTTTCGGAGCGGTCGGCCATCGACGGCGCGTCGGTGACGACAACGTCGCTCAGGTGGACGCGCGTCGCTCGGAGGCGCAGTTTGTCACCGACGGCGACGCCACTTTCGTTGCTCCCTTCTCTGGAGTCGCTGTCGGTGTCGTTTTCGACATCACCGCCGTTGTCGTCCCTTTCGACAACGTCACCCACCTCAGCGGGGTCGAACGCAACGGTTCCCACTCCGAGGTGCAAGAGAGCGTACTGGTCGGGGTTGCAGTCCGACGGTGTCCGGACCGAGGACGGAAGGTCAACGATATCTATGACTTCGCCCGAGAACGTGTGGTCGTACCAGACGAGCGCGTCGGGGTTCGGATCTACGTGGAAGCCGACGCTCTCACCACGAGCGACAACTTCGGGCCCGGAGAGCCACACGCGAGCGGCGGCGAGCGCGTCGCGCGATCCATCTTCGGTGAGCGTGTCGCCGTCGAACGCGCCGAACCGGGCGTTTCCGGTGGCGAGAACGACCGTCTGGGTGTACACCGTTCCGTCGTGTGCCGTCTCGGGGACGGTGTCGAGGAGTCGAACCGGAAGGCCCCACTCGTCGAATCCGGCGGCGACGACGCGGGCGTTTCCGGCCTGCTCGCGTATTTCGGCCACTTCGTCGGCCAGTTCGGGGTTCGCACCGACGACCACGTCGCAGAACGTTTCGACGGTGCGGAGCAGTTCCGTCACGAACGTCGTTCGGTCGATGGCGATATCCACGGCGAACTCGTCGTCCGATCCGTCTTTCTGTCCGTATCGAAACCGAACCGCGTCCCCGTCGGGGAGGAGGTGGTATCGTTTGTCGTCCTCGTAGAACTCGACGGTGGCGGGTTCGCCTTCGAGGAGCGGTTCCAACGCACGGACCAACTGCGTACAGTGCCAGTGGAGGCCGTCGCGTCCGCAGGCGACCTCTCGGCCGCCACAGACGACGCGAAGGACGGCGTCGGGGTTCGCGTCTCCCTCCCGAAGACGCTCGTACACCGCGGCGTCGTATCCGACCTCGATTCGGGCGTCCGCTGCGCCCGCCTGACTCGACATGAGTCGCACACGTCTTGCGGAGCGAAAAAACACTTCGGTGCTGGCGTCGCCCCAGCGACTACCGTAACCGTAGGTTATATCTCCATCGAAGAATATGCGTGTAGTACATGAACCACGGGTTCCACACCCGGAGCCTCCACGCCGGGCAGGAGCCGGACGCCGCGACCGGGTCGCGTGCGCCGCCCCTCTATCAGACGACATCGTACGTGTTCGAGGACGCCGACTACGCCGCCGATCTGTACGCGCTCGACGCCGAAGGCGACGTGTACTCGCGTATCTCGAATCCCACGACTCGCGTGCTCGAAGACCGACTCGCCGCTCTCGAAGCAGGCGTCGGAGCCGTCGCCACCGCCTCAGGGATGGCCGCCCTCGACGCCGCGACGAGTCTCCTCGCCTCTGCGGGCGACAACGTCGTCGCCTCTGCGGATATGTACGGTGGCACTTCGACGTATCTCACGAAGATGGCGACGCGCCGCGGCGTCGATATCCGCGTGGTGGAGACGCTGGATTACGACGCCTACGCCGATGCTATCGACGCGGACACGGCGTTTGTCCACGTCGAGACCATCGCCAACCCCTCGCTGAAGACGCCGGATTTCGAGCGTCTGGCCCACGTGGCCCACGAGGGCGGTGCGCCTCTCGTCGTGGACAACACGTTCGCCACTCCCTATCTCTGCCGTCCCATCGAACACGGCGCGGACATCGTCTGGGAGTCTACGACCAAGTGGCTCCACGGGTCGGGAACCACTGTCGGCGGCGTCCTTATCGACGGCGGGACGTTCCCGTGGGAACACGCCGATTACGACGAACTCTCCGGTGAAAACCCGGCGTTCGGCGTCGATTTCGTGGAGCGATTCGGTGAGCGAGCGTTCGCCATGGCCGCCCGTCAGCGGTCGCTTCGCACGCTCGGGAATCAGCAGTCGCCGTTCGACGCGTGGCAGACGCTGCAAGGGATCGAAACGCTCCCGCTCCGAATGGAGCAACACTGCGAGAACGCCCACGAAGTGGCGACGTTCCTCCGCGACCACGACGATGTAGCGTGGGTGTCGTACCCCGGATTCGAGGATCACGAGTCTCACGACAACGCGACGGAGTACTTGGACGGTGGGTTCGGCGGCATGGTCACGTTCGGTCTCGCGGACGGCTACGCGGCAGCCAAGCGGACCTGTGAGAACACCGCACTCGCCTCGTTCTTGGCGAACGTGGGCGACGCAAAGACGTTGATTATCCACCCTGCCTCGACCACGCACGCACAGTTGAGCGCCGACGAGCAACGCGCCGCGGGCGTCGGTCCCGACATGCTCCGTCTCTCTGTCGGTATCGAAGACGCGGCCGACATCGTCGCCGACTTGGATGAGTCGATTCGCAGTGCCGCGGCCGAGGCATCCGGAGCGGGCGCGACCGAGACGACACGGACGGAGGAGCGATGAAAACTGAAAGCGACACCGTCGAACTCGGCGCGTTCGATTTCGAGTGCGGCGCTGAAATTCCGTCACTCGAAGTCGCCTACGAGGCCTACGGTGAGTTCGACGGCGACAACGCCGTTCTCGTCTGCCATGCACTCACCGGCAGTCAGAACGTCGCGGGCTACGGCACCGAAACGGCCGGGCAGGCCCGCGCGTGGTGGAACGATATCGTCGGCCCCGGCAAGGCAATCGATACGAACGAGTACTACGTCGTCTGCGCGAACGTCCCCGGGTCGTGTTACGGAACCACCGGCCCTGCCTCGGAGAGTCCCGACGGAGAACCCTACGGCACTGACTTCCCGCCGGTCACAATCGGTGACTGGACGCGCGCCCAGCGACGCCTGCTGGACGAACTCGGCGTCGGTCGCTTGCACGCCGTTGTCGGCGGCAGCGT
It contains:
- a CDS encoding excinuclease ABC subunit C encodes the protein MDASDVRERATDLPTDPGVYQFLDGDTVLYVGKAVDIRARVRSYADPRGERIRQMVERAGAIDFAVTDTETQALLLEANLVKRHQPRYNVRLKDDKSYPLVQLTDHPVPRIEVTRDPEEGATVFGPYTDKGRVETVVKALRETYGVRGCSDHKYANRDRPCLDYEMGLCTAPCTGEIAESDYREDVESIVRFFEGETGVLADPLRRTMEEAAQAENFERAANARDKLEAVESFHGAGEEAVTSQSDERAVDVLGVAIEGDAATVARLHSERGQLVDRSRHRLDAPEGGERSAAVLSAFLTQYYAERELPDAILLSERPDDDDVVEWLNVEGVSVRVPGAGREAKLIDLALKNARRGPTRDDGLAVLAERLDIPRPSRIEGFDVSHAQGKAVVGSDVCFVDGSAEKADYRRKKLPERNDDYENMRALIRWRAERAVEGRDDRPDPDLLLIDGGDGQLGAARDALTEVGWDVPAIALAKDEELVITPDGVYDWPSDAPHLHVLQRVRDEAHRFAVQYHQTLRDDVRTVLDDVPGVGEKTRRALLRRFGSVENVRAATTADLTDVPGVGEKTATELKQRLSGGE
- a CDS encoding DUF7344 domain-containing protein, coding for MDTLYELLSSERRRDVLITLTSAERPLARDELARRIVVRRQRLLRADVPNHPKTKKVEISLGHVHLPKLENGGLIDQTKDGRYDVTLLGQDVERAARAFKKALNGDDTNRLDGSGTNQFIDNKTWQSGKSSQLSINRRSGVPANDVDGDNC
- the tnpA gene encoding IS200/IS605-like element ISHbo4 family transposase, which codes for MEYDLDSGAHSTYSLHYHLILTTKYRRGVLTEERTQFIHEVISGFTDNYGVELTNFDGEDDHVHILFRAKPTTDLVKFINTAKGATARRIRNEYADELKTELWGDSFWNDSYCLISTGQVSLDVLKQYVEDQRE
- a CDS encoding RNA-guided endonuclease InsQ/TnpB family protein, with protein sequence MYYAYKYRLKPSDANREELDRHRDICRQLYNHTLYRLNEYQDEHRELPSMTSLRSELPDLKEWWDDLSDVYSKVLQTVVERLFDNLKGLSKLKENGYSVGQLKWKPPREFRSFTYSQSGFKLDKKGGQTVLSLSKLADIPIRLHRAIPDDAKLKQVTVKKEQTDEWFATFGVQMDREPPEPPENPEKCVGIDVGILKYAHDTDGAAVGSLDLSDERDRLEREQRKLSRKQHGSNNYEKQRRRVAECHADLRRKRRDFLHKLSAYYAREYDLVAVEDLNVKGMMESPSNSRNTASAAWRTFLSLLEYKCEREGTHFVAVNPRGTTKECASCGVSTDKPLWVREHSCPACGFEADRDANAAWNILSRGLQDVGVGHSESTPVETALPVDTPVSAKRVVEAGSPTLKERTASAVSE
- a CDS encoding ABC transporter ATP-binding protein — translated: MAAIELDRVTKRFEEGGRVSHLLDSIRGADGSKGVTAVRDLSLTVEEGEVFGFLGPNGAGKSTTINMLLDFVRPTEGTISVLGFDANDQSVDVRARTGVLPEGFDVYERLTGREHVEFAASSKGVEMAAAATTESEGETMESEESVGEEKVDAVLDRVGLAAAADRKAGGYSKGMRQRLALAMALIGDPDLLILDEPSSGLDPAGAKEMRDIVVEEAERGTTVFFSSHILEQVEAVCDRVGILRDGELVAVDTIDSLREKSNADSTLNVRVAGDVTTVDTDAVTALDGVHSVTVEDGDDKLIVSCAGDAKTAVIAELESQGLGVADFETREASLEDLFLSYTGHETGGDEDSTVDETNTEQEVSA
- a CDS encoding ABC transporter permease; translation: MTWQAVARKEFDDSIRSRWLHGATVFFVLFVGGAALLAFGLIYPDRFKDASNLFGFFLDLGIFSLSFPGLLALILGFIALSTSYGSITEERETGTMKLSLSLPNSRRDLIVGKLLGRGAVVIVALLAGFLAAFVAMVATGTGISYGSFVPMIALTVLLAFAFVSIGLGISAVADTNREATLATLGLYLIFGILWKPIAEGIPKLLNYVAEQAGMGALENVTRVKIGLFLKYLNPLRTYETLSAQVYYGAARGRLLGATTGETLVIEPVLKQGIPPYLSGAAMMAILLAWIVVPVVVGYYVFQKQDL
- the ligA gene encoding NAD-dependent DNA ligase LigA — translated: MNDEAVDDVRDGGKLAYADPDNPYLTDPDTDFEPVESLSAEAAEREARLLREAVREHDHRYYVAADPLVADRTYDALFNRLQELEDAFDLDDESSPTRRVGGEPLDELDTVEHVAPMLSIDQSVEAADVRDFDRRVREAVGEVRYVCEPKFDGLSVEVVYEDGEYVRAATRGDGERGDDVTAQVRTIRSIPLRLRGDYPDFLTVRGEVYMPRDAFQELNRERIEADEEPFANPRNAAVGTLRQLDPSVTADRPLDCFFYDVLDASDVPETQTATLSRLDSWGLRTNDRVESVADIDGAIAYRDELMAAREDLNYEIDGTVIKVDRRDQREQLGETSRSVRWAFAYKFPARSEVTTMTDVVVQVGRTGRLTPVALLDPVDVGGVTVSRASLHNPEEIERLGVNIGDEVRIKRAGDVIPDVEEVVEKHSEGTFDFPEECPVCGSPVNREGPLAYCTGGLTCEAQLVRAVDHYAMRGALDIEGLGGERVEQLVDEGLIEGLPDLYRLERDELSELEGWGKTSADNLVTEIEATKSPELSSFLVGLGIPEVGGSTARNLARAFGSLDAVMDASVEELEEVEDVGPTVAEKIREFFDTESNRKAIAEMRSLGVEPETAETAGGDELDGLTFVFTGSLAVTRGDAQELVQAHGANATSSVSGNTDYLVIGDNPGQSKRDDAAANDVPVLDEDEFAELLAEKGIEYPPE